One window of the Amycolatopsis mediterranei genome contains the following:
- the mihF gene encoding integration host factor, actinobacterial type, whose product MALPQLTEEQRAAALEKAAAARKIRAELKERLKRGGTTLVDVLKQAEENEVLGKMKVSALLEALPGVGKVRAQQTMERLEIAPSRRLRGLGDRQRKALLAEFSGE is encoded by the coding sequence GTGGCACTTCCCCAGCTGACAGAGGAACAGCGCGCTGCGGCGCTGGAGAAGGCCGCCGCCGCTCGCAAGATCCGTGCTGAGCTGAAGGAGCGGCTGAAGCGGGGCGGTACCACTCTGGTCGACGTGCTGAAGCAGGCCGAGGAGAACGAAGTCCTCGGCAAGATGAAGGTTTCGGCTCTGCTCGAGGCCCTCCCGGGCGTCGGCAAGGTCCGCGCGCAGCAGACCATGGAACGACTGGAGATCGCCCCCAGCCGTCGCCTTCGCGGCCTCGGCGACCGGCAGCGCAAGGCGCTGCTGGCCGAGTTCAGCGGCGAGTGA
- the gmk gene encoding guanylate kinase, with the protein MNGAGRDYPVSRGADRGSEPVAGEFSRHRLTVVSGPSGVGKSSVVGELRKLEPDVWFSVSVTTRHPRPGEVDGAHYHFVDRAEFDAMVADGRLLEWAEFAGNRYGTPREPVEKALAEGRPAVLEIELQGARQVRAAMPEARLVMLMPPSWEELVGRLTGRGTENEAAVQARLAEAERELAAAGEFDHRLVNADVREAAEHLLNLITADQFSDEAEHHE; encoded by the coding sequence GTGAACGGCGCCGGTCGTGACTACCCGGTGAGCCGGGGCGCCGACCGAGGCAGTGAGCCGGTGGCGGGGGAGTTCTCCCGCCACCGGCTCACCGTCGTATCGGGGCCTTCGGGAGTCGGGAAGTCGAGCGTGGTGGGCGAGCTGCGGAAGCTGGAGCCCGACGTCTGGTTCAGCGTCTCGGTCACCACCCGCCACCCGCGTCCCGGCGAAGTCGACGGGGCGCACTACCACTTCGTCGACCGCGCGGAGTTCGACGCGATGGTCGCCGACGGACGGCTGCTGGAATGGGCCGAGTTCGCCGGCAACCGCTACGGCACCCCGCGCGAGCCGGTCGAGAAGGCGCTCGCCGAGGGCCGCCCGGCCGTCCTGGAGATCGAACTGCAGGGCGCCCGCCAGGTCCGCGCGGCGATGCCGGAGGCCCGGCTGGTGATGCTGATGCCGCCGTCGTGGGAGGAACTGGTCGGCAGGCTCACCGGGCGCGGCACCGAAAACGAGGCCGCCGTGCAGGCCCGGCTGGCCGAAGCGGAGCGCGAGCTGGCGGCGGCGGGGGAGTTCGACCACCGCCTCGTCAACGCCGACGTGCGGGAGGCCGCCGAGCACTTGCTAAACTTGATTACAGCTGATCAGTTTTCCGACGAAGCGGAGCACCACGAGTGA
- the rpoZ gene encoding DNA-directed RNA polymerase subunit omega — protein sequence MTTQVALTEELEGITNPPIDDLLEKVSSKYALVIYSAKRARQINDYYAQLGEGLLEYVGPLVEPGPREKPLSIALREIHGGLLEHTEGE from the coding sequence GTGACCACCCAGGTAGCCCTGACCGAAGAGCTCGAGGGCATCACCAACCCCCCGATCGACGACCTGCTCGAGAAGGTCAGCTCCAAGTACGCGCTGGTGATCTACTCGGCGAAGCGCGCCCGCCAGATCAACGACTACTACGCCCAGCTGGGCGAGGGTCTGCTCGAGTACGTCGGCCCGCTCGTCGAGCCGGGCCCGCGCGAGAAGCCGCTCTCGATCGCGCTGCGCGAGATCCACGGCGGCCTGCTCGAGCACACCGAGGGTGAGTAA
- the coaBC gene encoding bifunctional phosphopantothenoylcysteine decarboxylase/phosphopantothenate--cysteine ligase CoaBC: protein MSKPRVVLGVGGGIAAYKACEVLRGLTESGHDVRVVPTEAALNFVGAATFEALSGHPVHTGVFTEVPEVQHVRVGKEADLVLVVPATANLLAKAAHGLADDLLTNTLLTARCPVAFFPAMHTEMWEHPATRDNVALLRSRGMVVTEPDSGRLTGVDTGKGRLANPAEIVDLAKLLLARPDALPRDLEGVRVVISAGGTREPLDPVRYLGNRSSGKQGYALARVAAQRGADVTLVTAHTVALPDPAGATVEHVSTAEELRQAVHAASRAADVVVMAAAVADFRPANRADHKIKKSDDQPDPVITLERNADILAELVRNRRPGQVVVGFAAETGDAQGGVLDHARVKLKRKGADLLVVNAVGDGKAFGTEDNSGWLLGSDGTEIPIPLGAKAELASTLWDAVVSFVKR, encoded by the coding sequence GTGAGTAAGCCCCGCGTCGTCCTGGGCGTGGGCGGCGGGATCGCCGCCTACAAGGCCTGTGAGGTGCTGCGCGGGCTGACCGAATCCGGTCACGACGTCCGCGTGGTCCCCACCGAAGCCGCGCTGAACTTCGTCGGCGCGGCGACCTTCGAAGCCCTCTCCGGGCACCCGGTGCACACGGGCGTGTTCACCGAGGTCCCCGAGGTCCAGCACGTCCGCGTCGGCAAGGAAGCCGACCTGGTCCTGGTCGTCCCGGCCACGGCGAACCTGCTCGCCAAGGCCGCCCACGGCCTCGCCGACGACCTGCTGACCAACACCCTGCTCACCGCCCGGTGCCCGGTCGCCTTCTTCCCGGCGATGCACACGGAGATGTGGGAGCACCCCGCGACCCGCGACAACGTCGCCCTGCTGCGCTCGCGCGGCATGGTCGTCACCGAGCCCGACTCCGGCCGGCTGACCGGGGTCGACACCGGCAAGGGCCGCCTGGCGAACCCGGCCGAGATCGTCGACCTCGCGAAGCTGCTGCTGGCCCGCCCGGACGCCCTCCCGCGCGACCTCGAAGGCGTCCGCGTGGTGATTTCGGCGGGCGGCACCCGCGAGCCCCTCGACCCGGTGCGCTACCTGGGCAACCGCTCGTCCGGCAAGCAGGGCTACGCGCTGGCCCGCGTCGCCGCCCAGCGCGGCGCCGACGTCACGCTGGTCACCGCGCACACCGTCGCGCTGCCCGACCCGGCGGGCGCGACCGTGGAGCACGTCTCGACGGCGGAGGAGCTGCGTCAGGCCGTGCACGCGGCTTCTCGGGCCGCGGACGTCGTCGTGATGGCCGCCGCCGTCGCCGACTTCCGGCCGGCGAACCGGGCCGACCACAAGATCAAGAAGTCCGACGACCAGCCGGACCCGGTCATCACGCTCGAGCGCAATGCCGACATTCTCGCGGAATTGGTGCGAAACCGGCGGCCCGGTCAGGTCGTCGTGGGATTCGCCGCGGAAACCGGCGACGCGCAGGGCGGTGTGCTCGACCACGCCCGCGTGAAGCTCAAGCGCAAAGGCGCGGATCTGCTGGTGGTGAACGCCGTCGGCGACGGCAAGGCGTTCGGCACGGAGGACAATTCGGGCTGGCTGCTCGGGTCCGACGGCACGGAAATCCCCATTCCCCTCGGCGCGAAGGCTGAACTGGCGTCCACTCTGTGGGACGCTGTTGTGAGCTTTGTGAAGCGTTGA
- the metK gene encoding methionine adenosyltransferase produces the protein MTASSSRLFTSESVTEGHPDKICDAISDSILDGLLSKDPRSRVAVETLITTGQVHVAGEVTTEAYADIPTIVRDVILKIGYDSSAKGFDGNSCGVNVAIGSQSPDIAQGVDTAYESRVESDEDEINRQGAGDQGLMFGYACSDTPELMPLPIALAHRLSKRLTAVRKDGVLPYLRPDGKTQVTIEYAGDQPVRLDTVVVSSQHADGIDLERMLSVDVKEHVVGPELEGLGIDTSGARLLVNPTGRFVIGGPMGDAGLTGRKIIVDTYGGMARHGGGAFSGKDPSKVDRSAAYAMRWVAKNVVAAGLASRTEVQVAYAIGKAAPVGLFVETFGTETVDPSKIQQAITEVFDLRPAAIIRDLDLLRPIYAPTAAYGHFGRPELDLPWESTARAEALKAAAGA, from the coding sequence GTGACCGCGTCTAGCAGCAGATTGTTCACCTCGGAGTCGGTGACCGAAGGGCACCCCGACAAGATTTGCGACGCCATCAGCGATTCGATCCTCGACGGCCTGCTGTCGAAGGACCCCCGCAGCCGCGTCGCCGTCGAGACCCTGATCACCACCGGCCAGGTGCACGTGGCCGGCGAGGTGACCACCGAGGCGTACGCCGACATCCCGACGATCGTCCGCGACGTCATCCTCAAGATCGGCTACGACTCCTCCGCCAAGGGCTTCGACGGCAACTCCTGCGGCGTCAACGTCGCGATCGGCTCGCAGTCGCCCGACATCGCCCAGGGCGTCGACACCGCGTACGAGTCGCGCGTCGAGTCGGACGAAGACGAGATCAACCGCCAGGGTGCCGGCGACCAGGGCCTGATGTTCGGCTACGCCTGCTCGGACACCCCCGAGCTGATGCCGCTGCCGATCGCGCTGGCCCACCGGCTGTCGAAGCGCCTCACCGCGGTCCGCAAGGACGGCGTGCTGCCGTACCTGCGCCCGGACGGCAAGACCCAGGTCACCATCGAGTACGCCGGCGACCAGCCGGTCCGCCTCGACACGGTCGTCGTGTCCTCGCAGCACGCCGACGGCATCGACCTGGAGCGGATGCTCAGCGTCGACGTCAAGGAGCACGTCGTCGGCCCCGAGCTCGAGGGCCTGGGCATCGACACCTCGGGCGCGCGGCTGCTGGTCAACCCGACCGGCCGGTTCGTCATCGGCGGCCCGATGGGCGACGCCGGCCTGACCGGCCGCAAGATCATCGTCGACACCTACGGTGGGATGGCCCGCCACGGTGGCGGCGCGTTCTCCGGCAAGGACCCGTCCAAGGTCGACCGGTCCGCCGCGTACGCGATGCGCTGGGTGGCCAAGAACGTCGTCGCCGCGGGCCTGGCCTCCCGGACCGAGGTCCAGGTCGCCTACGCCATCGGCAAGGCGGCCCCGGTCGGCCTGTTCGTCGAGACGTTCGGCACCGAGACGGTCGACCCGTCGAAGATCCAGCAGGCCATCACCGAGGTCTTCGACCTCCGGCCGGCGGCGATCATCCGCGACCTCGACCTGCTGCGTCCGATCTACGCCCCGACGGCGGCGTACGGCCACTTCGGCCGGCCCGAGCTCGACCTGCCGTGGGAGAGCACGGCCCGCGCCGAGGCCCTCAAGGCGGCCGCGGGAGCCTGA
- a CDS encoding primosomal protein N' produces MSSSEPEALWDLPEKPPAAKAVPSRARKKAPKPGEKAKGAQSPAPELPVARIVVDIPLAHLDRTFDYLVPEKLHETAVPGCRVRVRFAGQLVDGYLIERGETSDYGSKLAFLDRVTSAEPVLPPSLHAVCRAVADRYGGTLSDVLRLAIPPRHAKAEGEPPVPPAGPPEAPDPTAWARYQRGPAFVEALAEGKPANAVWQALPGEDWPRRLAEAAGTVAASGRGAVLVVPDHRDLTRVHAACAAVVGEDAVVALIAGLGPAERYRRWLAVLRGAVRVVVGTRAAMFAPVRDPGLFAVWDDGDDLHLDQHAPYPHVRDVLMDRAHAAKASLLVGGFARTAEAQLLVESGWAAPVLADRVTLRAAAPRVTPVGEDFDVARDEAARVARLPAVAFEAARQAFAADLPALVQVPRRGYVPGLACGHCRTPAHCRRCAGPLALPGGSLDGHPKPPACRWCGVPETAFRCPACGSVRLRAVIVGAKRTAEELGRAFPGVPVRTSGAAEVLESVPGKPALVVCTPGAEPVADGGYGAALLLDGWALLGRQDLRAGEETLRRWMAAAALVRPAAAGGRVIVGAEAGLAVVQALVRWDPAWHAAQELSERRELGFPPAMRMASIEGSPDAVAALLEDLPLPESGEVLGPVPIGELDEEGNAERERALVRVSRAEGKALAASIHAAAARRDARKATEPIRIQVDPLELI; encoded by the coding sequence GTGAGCAGTTCCGAGCCCGAAGCTCTCTGGGACCTCCCGGAGAAGCCGCCCGCCGCCAAGGCGGTGCCGTCGCGTGCCCGGAAGAAGGCGCCGAAGCCGGGGGAGAAGGCGAAAGGCGCCCAGTCGCCCGCACCCGAGCTGCCGGTCGCGCGGATCGTCGTCGACATCCCCCTCGCGCACCTGGACCGCACCTTCGACTACCTCGTGCCGGAGAAGCTGCACGAGACCGCCGTGCCGGGCTGCCGCGTCCGCGTCCGGTTCGCCGGGCAGCTCGTCGACGGCTACCTGATCGAACGCGGCGAGACCAGCGACTACGGCAGCAAGCTGGCGTTCCTCGACCGCGTGACGTCGGCCGAGCCGGTGCTGCCGCCGTCGCTGCACGCGGTGTGCCGGGCCGTCGCCGACCGCTACGGCGGCACGCTGTCCGACGTCCTGCGGCTGGCCATCCCGCCGCGGCACGCCAAGGCCGAAGGCGAACCACCGGTCCCGCCGGCGGGACCACCGGAAGCGCCGGATCCCACGGCCTGGGCGCGTTACCAGCGTGGCCCGGCGTTCGTGGAGGCCCTCGCCGAGGGGAAGCCCGCGAACGCCGTCTGGCAGGCCCTGCCGGGTGAGGACTGGCCGCGCCGGCTCGCCGAGGCGGCCGGCACGGTGGCCGCCTCGGGGCGGGGCGCGGTGCTGGTGGTGCCGGACCACCGCGACCTGACCAGGGTGCACGCGGCCTGTGCGGCGGTCGTGGGCGAGGACGCCGTCGTGGCGCTGATCGCCGGGCTCGGGCCCGCCGAGCGCTACCGGCGGTGGCTGGCCGTGCTGCGCGGCGCGGTGCGGGTGGTCGTCGGGACGCGGGCGGCGATGTTCGCCCCGGTCCGCGACCCGGGCCTGTTCGCCGTCTGGGACGACGGCGACGACCTGCACCTCGACCAGCACGCGCCGTACCCGCACGTCCGCGACGTCCTGATGGACCGCGCGCACGCGGCGAAGGCGTCGCTGCTGGTCGGCGGCTTCGCCCGGACGGCCGAGGCCCAGCTGCTCGTCGAGTCCGGCTGGGCCGCCCCGGTCCTGGCCGACCGCGTGACGCTGCGAGCGGCGGCCCCGCGCGTCACCCCGGTCGGCGAGGACTTCGACGTCGCCCGGGACGAGGCCGCCCGGGTGGCGCGTCTGCCGGCGGTGGCCTTCGAGGCGGCGCGCCAGGCGTTCGCGGCGGACCTGCCGGCGCTGGTGCAGGTGCCGCGGCGCGGGTACGTGCCCGGCCTGGCCTGCGGCCACTGCCGGACACCCGCCCACTGCCGCCGGTGCGCGGGGCCGCTGGCGCTGCCCGGCGGTTCGCTCGACGGGCACCCGAAACCGCCGGCCTGCCGCTGGTGCGGTGTCCCCGAAACGGCGTTCCGCTGCCCGGCGTGCGGCTCGGTCCGGCTGCGCGCGGTGATCGTCGGCGCGAAGCGGACGGCGGAGGAGCTCGGCCGGGCGTTCCCGGGCGTCCCGGTCCGCACGTCCGGGGCGGCGGAGGTGCTGGAATCGGTGCCGGGCAAACCGGCGCTGGTGGTGTGCACGCCGGGCGCGGAGCCGGTGGCCGACGGCGGCTACGGCGCGGCCCTGCTGCTGGACGGCTGGGCGCTGCTGGGCCGCCAGGACCTGCGGGCGGGCGAGGAGACCCTGCGCCGCTGGATGGCGGCGGCGGCCCTGGTCCGCCCGGCCGCGGCGGGCGGCCGCGTGATCGTCGGCGCGGAGGCGGGCCTGGCGGTGGTCCAGGCCCTGGTCCGCTGGGACCCGGCCTGGCACGCGGCCCAGGAGCTGTCCGAGCGCCGCGAGCTGGGCTTCCCGCCGGCGATGCGGATGGCGAGCATCGAGGGCAGCCCGGACGCGGTGGCGGCCCTGCTGGAGGACTTGCCACTCCCGGAGTCGGGCGAGGTCCTGGGCCCGGTCCCGATCGGCGAGCTGGACGAGGAGGGCAACGCGGAGCGCGAGCGGGCGCTGGTCCGGGTGTCCCGCGCGGAGGGCAAGGCCCTGGCGGCGTCGATCCACGCGGCCGCGGCCCGCCGCGACGCCCGGAAGGCGACGGAACCGATCCGCATCCAGGTGGACCCGCTGGAGCTGATCTGA